DNA sequence from the Staphylococcus epidermidis genome:
TCAGCTAATTCTGGCAACGTCTCTTCCCAATGACGTATTTCTTTTTTATCCATAGAATTCTCTATTAAATATTTACGAATTAATCTATGCACTGTTAAATCAGGATAACGGCGTATTGGAGACGTAAAGTGAGTATAGTACTCAGCAGACAAACCAAAATGTCCTAAATTAACATCATCATAATGTGCTTGTTGCATAGAACGTAACATCATCGTTGAAATAACCATTTGTTCTGGTCTACCTTCAACTTCTTCTTGAATGTTTTGTAATGTTGTTGGATGAATATCTTCACCTGTACCTTTAATCATAATACCAAAATTGGTAATAAAGTCGAAGAACTGTCTTAATCGGTCAGATTTTGGTTGTTCATGAACACGATAAATAAATGGTACTTCCAATTTATTGAAGTGTTCAGCTACTGTTTCATTGGCTGCTAACATGAATGATTCAATTAAACGTTCTCCTTCGCCACGTTCTCTCATTAGCACTTCTGTTGGAATACCTTCGTCATTCACAAGTACTTTCGCTTCATTAATATCAAAATCAATTTCTCCACGACGTTTGCGCATACGAATTAATCTATTTGATAAATCTTGCGCTAAATCTAACATAGGTGTTAAATCTTTATATTGTGAACGTATTTCAGAATCTTGATCAGTGATAATTTTGTTAACTGCATCATATGTCATTCTGTAGTTTGAATGTATTACACTATCAAAGATTTCATGTTTTACAACTTCGCCTCGTTCATTTATTTCCATTCGACAACTTAATGTTAAACGATCTTCTTCCGGATTTAATGAGCATATTCCATTACTTAGACGGTGTGGAATCATCGGGATTACTCGATCGACAAGATACACACTTGTCGCACGATCATATGCTTCTTTATCTAAAGCTGATCCTTCTTTTACATAGTAACTTACATCTGCAATACTAACTGTAAGCTCGGTGTTGCCATTTTTTAATTTTTTTACAGCAATGGCATCATCTAAATCTTTAGCATCTGCGCCATCTATAGTGATTGTTAATTCATCTCTTAAATCACGACGCCCTTCGATTTCAGATGGTTCTATTACATCCGGTACTTCTTCAGCTTCTTGTAATACATCATCTGGAAACTCGATTTCTATTCCATGCTGGTAAATGATGGAAAGTATATCTACACCTGGATCATTTTTATGACCTAATATTGCTGAAACGTGGCCTTCTGGATTGTCAGTACTATCGGCATACTTCGTAATTTGTACTAATACTTTATGACCATCTACAGCACCTAAATTTTGTCCTTTAGGTATAAAGATATCTTGCATAATACGTTTGTCATCCGGTAATACGAAACCAAAATGCTTTGCTTCGCTATACGTTCCAACAACTTGTGTAACTGAATGCTTTTCAATAGATTTTACTTCACCTTCAATTTTACCTTTATGTTCTCCACGAGATTTTTGAATTTCCACGATGACAGTATCTCCATCTAATGCTCTATTGATTTTAGTTGGTGGAATAAAAATATCATCCATCTCGTCATCTTCAGGTCTTAAGAAAGCAAAGCCTTTTTTATTTTGACTTAACGTTCCTTTGATTAGTTTTGAATTTGTTTTGTTGGATTGTTTACGTTGATATCTGTCTGTTCTTGTACGTTCAATTAAACCAGACTGTTCTAATTCAACGAGTATTTTAATTAAATCTCTAAATGAGTCGGCACTGTTTAAACCTAACGCATCTTGAAAGTCAGATACTGACATGGGTTCATAGTCAGGTTGTTTTATCATTTCTTCGATGGATTGCTTTAAATTCATTATGCCCCTCCTTTCTCTCCTACATCTTTATTTTTTACTCTGTCCATTCCAATGATTCTAAAAATTGATATACATCTTCAAAGACTTTCTCTTTTTCTTTATCAATGGTAATCACATGACCTGAATGTTGATACCATTTGATTTCTTTTTCATCAGAATCGACATGATTATATATATAATTTGCTGATTGAGGATCAATCATTGTATCTTGTTCTGCTTGTACGACAAGTATTGGATCAATTACTTCATCGACATGT
Encoded proteins:
- the rnr gene encoding ribonuclease R; translation: MNLKQSIEEMIKQPDYEPMSVSDFQDALGLNSADSFRDLIKILVELEQSGLIERTRTDRYQRKQSNKTNSKLIKGTLSQNKKGFAFLRPEDDEMDDIFIPPTKINRALDGDTVIVEIQKSRGEHKGKIEGEVKSIEKHSVTQVVGTYSEAKHFGFVLPDDKRIMQDIFIPKGQNLGAVDGHKVLVQITKYADSTDNPEGHVSAILGHKNDPGVDILSIIYQHGIEIEFPDDVLQEAEEVPDVIEPSEIEGRRDLRDELTITIDGADAKDLDDAIAVKKLKNGNTELTVSIADVSYYVKEGSALDKEAYDRATSVYLVDRVIPMIPHRLSNGICSLNPEEDRLTLSCRMEINERGEVVKHEIFDSVIHSNYRMTYDAVNKIITDQDSEIRSQYKDLTPMLDLAQDLSNRLIRMRKRRGEIDFDINEAKVLVNDEGIPTEVLMRERGEGERLIESFMLAANETVAEHFNKLEVPFIYRVHEQPKSDRLRQFFDFITNFGIMIKGTGEDIHPTTLQNIQEEVEGRPEQMVISTMMLRSMQQAHYDDVNLGHFGLSAEYYTHFTSPIRRYPDLTVHRLIRKYLIENSMDKKEIRHWEETLPELAEHTSQRERRAIEAERDTDELKKAEYMIQHIGDEFEGIISSVANFGMFIELPNTIEGMVHIANMTDDYYHFDERQMALIGERQAKVFRIGDAVKVKVTHVDVEERMIDFQIVGMPLPKKTSSQRPAREKTIQAKTRGKSLDHTKSDRNGKGKKKKRKQRKGKNARKKDKQGNTHHKPFYKDKSVKKKSRRKKK